A genomic window from Polaribacter gangjinensis includes:
- a CDS encoding M28 family peptidase, whose translation MKKNLFSIIILLTLLWGCSKPPKPISIDNKRLLENIKILASDSMEGRAFSSLGNIKAQKFIQKRFSEIGLEKYKNGSYIEAFDYTFKGKKRQEAFPIENPGINFSNVKDTTASGSNVIGKLRGSSNKTIVITAHYDHLGIRDKLIFNGADDNASGVAALFTIAEYFKNNPIKHTLIFAAVDGEEIGSVGAEIFLKNYSDKNNIALNINMDMIAHSDYYPELYICGTYHHPNLKKTLERVKSDEVTILFGHDDPEKIEQSDWTLSSDHKVFYKEKIPFLYFGVEDHKDYHRPTDKFATINQKFYTESVKVIIRSIEALDAYLIEKK comes from the coding sequence ATGAAAAAAAATCTATTTTCAATAATTATTTTATTGACATTACTTTGGGGCTGTTCAAAACCACCCAAACCAATTTCAATTGATAATAAAAGATTGCTTGAAAATATAAAAATTTTAGCAAGCGATTCAATGGAAGGAAGAGCTTTCTCTTCCCTAGGAAACATAAAAGCTCAAAAATTTATTCAGAAAAGATTTTCTGAAATTGGATTAGAAAAATATAAAAATGGAAGCTATATAGAAGCTTTTGATTACACTTTTAAAGGTAAAAAAAGACAAGAAGCTTTTCCTATTGAAAATCCAGGAATCAATTTTTCAAATGTTAAAGATACTACTGCCTCTGGATCAAATGTTATTGGAAAATTAAGAGGAAGTTCTAACAAAACAATTGTCATTACTGCACATTATGATCACTTAGGTATTCGTGATAAATTGATTTTTAATGGTGCTGATGATAATGCATCTGGAGTTGCAGCATTGTTTACTATTGCCGAATATTTTAAGAATAATCCAATAAAACATACTTTGATTTTTGCAGCTGTTGATGGTGAAGAAATTGGCTCAGTAGGAGCAGAAATTTTCTTAAAAAATTATTCTGATAAAAATAATATCGCACTAAACATTAATATGGATATGATTGCACATAGTGATTATTATCCCGAATTATACATTTGCGGTACGTACCATCATCCAAACTTAAAAAAGACTTTAGAAAGAGTAAAATCAGATGAAGTAACCATTTTATTTGGTCATGATGATCCTGAAAAAATTGAACAATCTGATTGGACACTTTCTTCTGATCACAAAGTTTTTTATAAAGAAAAAATTCCGTTTTTATATTTTGGAGTTGAAGATCATAAAGATTACCACAGACCAACTGATAAATTTGCTACTATAAATCAAAAATTTTACACAGAGTCTGTAAAAGTAATTATTAGATCAATTGAAGCTTTAGATGCATATCTGATAGAAAAAAAGTAA
- a CDS encoding acetyl-CoA C-acyltransferase, which produces MKQAYIVKAYRTAVGKAPKGLFRFKRADELAAETIQFMMNELPDFDKKRIDDVIVGNAMPEGAQGLNMARLISLMGLKIEDVPGVTVNRFCSSGLETIAMAAAKIQSGMADCIIAGGAESMSSVPMTGFKPELNYDTIAAGHEEYYWGMGNTAEAVANEFKISRADQDEFALQSHLKALKAQSENRFEKQIVPIEVSQTYIDENGKKETKKYTVSKDEGPRKDTSLAGLSSLRPVFAANGSVTAGNSSQMSDGAAFVLIMSEDMVKELNLTPIARLVSYAAAGVPPRIMGIGPIAAIPKALKQAGLQQKDINLIELNEAFASQSLAVIRELGLDPTIINVNGGAIALGHPLGCTGAKLSVQLFDEMRQRNMKNNYGMVTMCVGTGQGAAGIFEFLN; this is translated from the coding sequence ATGAAACAAGCATATATCGTAAAAGCATACAGAACAGCCGTTGGAAAAGCTCCTAAAGGATTGTTCCGTTTTAAAAGAGCTGATGAATTAGCCGCAGAAACCATTCAATTTATGATGAATGAACTGCCTGATTTTGATAAAAAAAGAATTGACGACGTTATTGTTGGAAATGCCATGCCAGAAGGAGCTCAAGGATTAAATATGGCACGTTTAATCTCGTTGATGGGATTAAAAATTGAAGATGTTCCTGGAGTTACTGTAAACCGTTTTTGTTCCTCTGGATTAGAAACAATTGCAATGGCTGCTGCAAAAATTCAATCAGGAATGGCAGATTGTATCATTGCTGGTGGTGCAGAGAGCATGAGTTCAGTGCCAATGACAGGTTTTAAACCTGAACTAAATTACGACACCATTGCTGCTGGTCATGAAGAATATTATTGGGGAATGGGAAATACTGCAGAAGCTGTTGCCAACGAATTCAAAATTTCAAGAGCTGATCAAGATGAATTTGCATTACAATCGCATTTAAAAGCGTTGAAAGCTCAAAGTGAAAATCGATTTGAAAAACAAATTGTTCCGATTGAAGTTTCTCAAACTTATATTGATGAAAACGGAAAAAAAGAAACTAAAAAATATACTGTTTCTAAAGACGAAGGTCCAAGAAAAGATACTTCTCTAGCTGGATTATCAAGTTTACGTCCTGTTTTTGCTGCCAATGGAAGTGTAACTGCAGGAAATTCATCACAAATGAGTGATGGAGCTGCTTTCGTTTTAATAATGAGTGAAGACATGGTAAAAGAGTTAAACTTGACTCCAATTGCAAGGTTGGTAAGTTATGCTGCAGCTGGTGTACCACCAAGAATTATGGGAATTGGACCTATTGCTGCAATTCCAAAGGCTTTAAAACAAGCAGGATTGCAACAAAAAGACATCAATTTAATTGAATTGAATGAAGCTTTTGCTTCTCAATCTTTAGCGGTAATTCGCGAATTAGGTTTAGACCCAACTATCATCAATGTAAATGGTGGAGCTATTGCTTTAGGACATCCTTTAGGCTGTACAGGAGCAAAATTGTCTGTGCAATTATTTGATGAAATGCGTCAAAGAAACATGAAAAACAACTATGGAATGGTAACCATGTGTGTTGGAACAGGACAAGGTGCTGCAGGAATTTTTGAATTTTTAAACTAA
- a CDS encoding flavin reductase family protein → MKFFDANDISELHKIYKINLINSCSGFKSANLLGTVSNEGITNVAIFSSVTHLGSNPPTLGFILRPTTVPRDTYKNIKETGFFTINHIWEEIIDDAHHTSAKYDEKISEFDMTNLEPEFKGNFKAPFVKNSPVQMSMKFIEEIYVPSNDVILIVAQIQELYVKDELLQEDGLINLSLGKVVAINGLDTYATPNFKKQLSYQRPKKITE, encoded by the coding sequence ATGAAATTTTTTGACGCAAATGATATAAGTGAACTTCATAAAATTTATAAAATAAATCTCATCAACAGTTGTTCTGGATTTAAATCAGCAAATTTATTAGGAACAGTTTCTAATGAAGGAATTACTAATGTTGCAATCTTTAGTTCAGTGACTCATTTAGGATCAAATCCACCAACTTTAGGATTTATTTTAAGGCCAACAACAGTTCCTAGAGATACTTATAAGAACATCAAAGAAACTGGATTTTTTACTATCAATCATATTTGGGAGGAAATTATAGATGATGCGCATCATACTTCTGCAAAATATGATGAGAAGATTTCTGAGTTTGATATGACAAATTTAGAACCTGAATTTAAAGGAAATTTCAAAGCTCCTTTTGTAAAAAATTCACCAGTGCAAATGAGCATGAAATTTATAGAAGAAATTTATGTTCCTTCTAATGATGTAATTTTGATTGTTGCGCAAATTCAGGAATTGTATGTAAAAGATGAATTGTTACAAGAGGATGGTCTCATCAATTTATCGTTAGGAAAAGTGGTTGCTATCAACGGTTTGGATACGTATGCTACTCCAAATTTTAAGAAACAACTTTCTTATCAAAGACCCAAAAAAATCACAGAATAA
- a CDS encoding ABC transporter permease translates to MSKLQLIIKREFIAKVRNKSFIVMTFLSPLITVGMGALVYFLMKKNDEKVKKIVYVDESRMFSEEDFTDSKTVQYVDFSAMGIEETKKRVEAGDYYGALYIPKIDSLEILATSIEFYSKESPGLSIMNSLESKIETKLRNNKLTNLGIDLDKIASSKIKSDIKMYNFSGEESSKLINGLKIGVGAISGYLLMMFVIIYGSSVMRSVIEEKTSRIIEIIVSSVKPFQLMLGKIIGNASAGLLQFLIWGILILILGTIATSVFGVNMSEMQTSGLSAEQIETAKQAAGVDKMQLIVHEIMRLPLLKMFVLFIFYFLGGYMLYSSLFAAVGAAVDNETDTQQFMLPIMLPLILGVYVGFATVINDPHGPISVAFSYIPLTSPIVMLMRVPFGVTWIELAISMTLLIVTFVGMVWLAAKIYRVGILMYGKKPTYKDLYKWLKYKA, encoded by the coding sequence ATGAGTAAGTTACAACTAATTATTAAAAGAGAATTTATTGCGAAAGTGCGTAATAAATCATTTATAGTGATGACTTTTTTAAGTCCATTAATCACAGTTGGTATGGGAGCTTTGGTTTATTTTTTGATGAAAAAAAATGACGAAAAAGTAAAAAAAATCGTTTATGTTGATGAATCACGAATGTTTTCTGAAGAAGATTTTACCGATTCAAAAACGGTTCAATATGTCGATTTTTCGGCAATGGGAATTGAAGAAACTAAAAAACGAGTTGAAGCGGGTGATTATTATGGAGCGTTATATATCCCGAAAATTGACAGTTTAGAAATCTTAGCAACATCCATCGAATTTTATTCAAAAGAATCTCCAGGTTTGTCGATCATGAATTCTTTAGAATCAAAAATTGAAACCAAATTACGCAATAACAAACTCACAAATTTGGGAATTGATTTGGATAAAATAGCTTCTTCAAAAATTAAATCCGACATCAAAATGTATAATTTTTCTGGAGAAGAATCTTCGAAATTAATCAATGGTTTAAAAATTGGAGTTGGTGCAATCTCAGGCTATTTATTAATGATGTTTGTCATCATTTATGGAAGTTCTGTAATGAGAAGTGTTATTGAAGAAAAAACAAGCAGAATTATCGAAATCATAGTTTCATCAGTAAAACCATTTCAATTGATGTTGGGAAAAATTATCGGAAATGCCTCAGCAGGATTGTTGCAATTTTTGATTTGGGGAATTCTAATACTTATTTTAGGAACGATTGCCACTTCTGTTTTTGGAGTAAATATGTCCGAAATGCAAACTTCAGGATTGTCAGCTGAACAAATCGAAACCGCAAAACAAGCTGCAGGTGTTGATAAAATGCAATTGATTGTTCATGAAATTATGCGTTTACCATTGTTGAAAATGTTTGTGTTGTTCATCTTTTATTTTTTAGGAGGCTATATGTTATACAGTTCACTTTTTGCGGCTGTTGGAGCAGCAGTTGATAATGAAACAGACACGCAACAATTTATGTTACCTATTATGTTGCCATTAATTTTGGGAGTTTATGTGGGTTTTGCTACTGTAATTAACGATCCTCATGGACCTATTTCTGTCGCATTTTCTTACATTCCGTTAACAAGTCCAATTGTCATGTTAATGCGAGTTCCATTTGGAGTTACTTGGATAGAATTGGCAATTTCTATGACCTTATTAATTGTTACCTTTGTAGGTATGGTTTGGTTGGCTGCTAAAATTTACAGAGTCGGAATTTTAATGTACGGAAAAAAACCAACCTATAAGGATTTATATAAATGGTTGAAATACAAAGCATAA
- a CDS encoding ABC transporter ATP-binding protein → MKNLLEINNVIKTYGDYTALNNVSLQIPKGSVFGLLGPNGAGKTSLIRIINQITMPDSGTVFLDGEPLSPKHIADIGYLPEERGLYKSMKVGEQALYLAQLKGLSKEDAKKRLKYWFEKFDIASWWDKKIEELSKGMAQKVQFIVTVMHQPKLLIFDEPFSGFDPINAQLIAKEILQLRDEGATIIFSTHRMESVEELCDDIALIHKSNKILDGKLIDIKRKFRSNVYQIGVSTENKEAVSSLLHQNFEVLPADFKLFGDEFICNVKLSKNQSSNDLLSVLSNHGEVKHFVEMIPSANDIFIEAVSKNN, encoded by the coding sequence ATGAAAAATTTACTCGAAATTAACAATGTCATTAAAACGTATGGCGATTATACAGCATTGAATAACGTTTCATTGCAAATTCCAAAAGGAAGTGTTTTTGGTTTGTTGGGTCCAAATGGTGCAGGAAAAACATCGTTAATCCGAATTATCAATCAAATTACCATGCCAGATTCTGGAACGGTTTTCTTGGATGGAGAACCTTTGTCGCCAAAACATATTGCTGATATTGGCTATTTGCCAGAAGAACGCGGTTTGTATAAATCCATGAAAGTGGGTGAGCAAGCTTTGTATTTGGCGCAATTGAAAGGATTATCAAAAGAAGATGCTAAAAAACGATTGAAATATTGGTTTGAAAAATTTGACATTGCTTCTTGGTGGGACAAAAAAATTGAAGAGCTTTCGAAAGGAATGGCCCAAAAAGTTCAGTTTATTGTAACGGTTATGCATCAACCAAAATTATTGATTTTTGATGAACCTTTTTCTGGTTTTGACCCTATAAACGCCCAATTGATTGCGAAAGAAATTTTACAATTGCGTGATGAAGGTGCCACCATTATTTTTTCAACACACAGAATGGAATCTGTTGAAGAATTGTGTGATGACATTGCATTGATTCATAAATCCAACAAAATTTTAGACGGAAAATTGATTGATATCAAACGAAAATTTCGTTCAAATGTGTATCAAATTGGTGTATCAACCGAAAATAAAGAAGCAGTCTCATCCTTATTACATCAAAATTTTGAGGTATTGCCTGCTGATTTTAAATTGTTTGGTGATGAATTTATTTGCAATGTAAAACTTTCAAAAAATCAATCTTCTAATGATTTGTTATCAGTTTTATCAAATCATGGAGAAGTGAAACATTTTGTGGAAATGATACCAAGTGCCAACGATATTTTTATTGAAGCTGTAAGTAAAAACAACTAA
- a CDS encoding 3-hydroxyacyl-CoA dehydrogenase/enoyl-CoA hydratase family protein, with protein sequence MTRKIKKVAIIGSGIMGSGIACHFANIGVEVLLLDIIPRELNEIEKAKGLTLNDKVVRNRLVNDALTASLKSSPSPIYNQKFADRITTGNLEDDLHKIKYVDWIVEVVVERLDIKKSVFEKIEKFRTPGTLITSNTSGIPIKFMSEGRSEDFQQHFAVTHFFNPPRYLKLFEVVPSAKCKQEVTDFLMMHGDKFLGKTAVLAKDTPAFIGNRIGIFGIMSLFHVVKEMDLTIEEVDKLTGPVIGRPKSATFRTIDVVGLDTLVHTANGVKDNCPNDEMRDQFVIPDFVNKMMENKWLGSKTKQGFYKMTKDAQGNRDILSLDLNTLEYRTKKSAKFATLELTKSIDNVSDRFKVLVGGKDKAGEFYRKSFAAMFAYVQNRIPEISDELYRIDDGLRAGFGWEHGPFQIWDAIGVAKGIEIMKAEGHQPATWVTEMMANGETSFYTVKNGATYYYDIPSKSQVKKPGQDSFIILDNIRKSNEVWKNSGAVIEDLGDGILNIEFRSKMNTIGGDVLAAINKGIDLAEKDFQGLVVGNQAANFSVGANIGMIFMMAAEQEYEELNMAIKYFQDTMMRMRYSSIPTIAAPHGMTLGGGCEISLHADKVVAAAETYIGLVEFGVGVIPGGGGSKEMALRAQDLFHKGDVQLNVLQEHFLTIGMAKVATSAYEAFDLGLLQKGKDVVVVNKDRQIAEAKKHAVLMAEAGYTQPVKRKDILVLGKQALGMFLVGTDSMEASNYISAHDQKIANKLAYVMAGGDLSEPTRVSEQYLLDIEREAFLSLCTERKTLERIQHMLKTGKPLRN encoded by the coding sequence ATGACACGAAAAATTAAAAAAGTAGCAATCATTGGCTCTGGAATTATGGGTTCAGGGATTGCTTGTCACTTTGCAAATATTGGCGTAGAAGTGCTTTTATTGGACATTATTCCAAGAGAATTAAATGAAATTGAAAAAGCAAAAGGACTGACGCTAAATGATAAAGTGGTAAGAAATCGCTTGGTAAATGACGCATTGACTGCTTCATTAAAATCAAGTCCTTCTCCTATTTATAATCAAAAATTTGCAGACAGAATTACTACTGGAAATTTAGAAGACGATTTACACAAAATCAAATATGTTGATTGGATTGTAGAAGTTGTTGTGGAGCGTTTAGACATTAAAAAAAGTGTTTTTGAAAAAATTGAAAAATTCAGAACTCCAGGAACTTTGATTACTTCCAATACTTCTGGAATTCCAATAAAATTTATGAGTGAAGGCAGAAGTGAAGATTTTCAGCAACATTTTGCAGTTACGCACTTTTTCAATCCTCCAAGATATTTAAAGTTATTTGAGGTGGTACCAAGTGCAAAATGCAAACAAGAAGTTACTGATTTCTTGATGATGCATGGAGATAAATTTTTAGGAAAAACAGCTGTTTTAGCAAAAGATACACCTGCTTTTATTGGAAATAGAATCGGAATTTTCGGAATCATGAGTTTGTTTCACGTTGTAAAAGAAATGGATTTAACGATTGAAGAAGTAGATAAATTGACAGGTCCAGTAATAGGTCGTCCAAAATCAGCAACTTTCAGAACGATTGATGTAGTTGGTTTAGATACGTTAGTTCACACAGCAAATGGCGTAAAAGACAATTGTCCAAATGATGAAATGAGAGACCAATTTGTGATTCCTGATTTTGTAAATAAAATGATGGAAAACAAATGGTTGGGAAGCAAAACCAAACAAGGTTTTTACAAAATGACCAAAGATGCTCAAGGAAATAGAGATATTTTGTCATTGGATTTAAATACCTTAGAATATCGCACAAAAAAATCAGCAAAATTTGCCACTTTAGAGCTCACGAAATCGATTGATAATGTCTCTGACAGATTCAAAGTTTTGGTTGGAGGAAAAGACAAAGCTGGTGAATTTTATAGAAAATCATTTGCAGCCATGTTTGCATATGTTCAAAATAGAATTCCAGAAATTTCTGATGAACTGTATAGAATTGATGATGGTTTAAGAGCCGGATTTGGTTGGGAGCATGGACCATTTCAAATTTGGGATGCTATTGGAGTTGCCAAAGGAATTGAAATTATGAAAGCTGAAGGTCATCAACCTGCAACTTGGGTTACTGAAATGATGGCAAATGGCGAAACTTCTTTTTACACCGTTAAAAATGGAGCAACGTATTATTATGATATTCCCTCAAAATCTCAAGTTAAAAAACCAGGACAAGATTCGTTCATTATTTTAGACAATATCAGAAAATCAAACGAGGTTTGGAAAAATTCAGGTGCTGTAATTGAAGATTTAGGAGATGGAATTTTAAACATTGAATTCCGATCAAAAATGAACACGATTGGTGGAGATGTTTTGGCTGCTATCAACAAAGGAATTGATTTAGCAGAAAAAGATTTCCAAGGTTTGGTTGTTGGAAATCAAGCCGCTAATTTTTCAGTTGGTGCCAATATCGGAATGATTTTTATGATGGCTGCAGAGCAAGAATATGAAGAATTGAACATGGCTATCAAATATTTTCAAGATACTATGATGCGTATGCGTTATTCATCAATCCCAACAATTGCTGCTCCACATGGAATGACTTTAGGTGGTGGTTGTGAAATTTCGTTACATGCTGACAAAGTTGTTGCTGCTGCTGAAACGTATATTGGTTTAGTTGAATTTGGAGTTGGCGTAATTCCTGGTGGTGGAGGATCTAAAGAAATGGCTCTGAGAGCACAAGACTTGTTTCACAAAGGTGATGTTCAACTCAATGTTTTACAAGAACATTTTTTAACCATTGGAATGGCAAAAGTAGCAACATCTGCATATGAAGCTTTTGATTTAGGATTGCTACAAAAAGGAAAAGATGTGGTGGTTGTAAATAAAGACAGACAAATTGCGGAAGCTAAAAAACACGCTGTTTTGATGGCAGAAGCAGGCTATACACAACCTGTAAAACGTAAAGATATTCTCGTTTTAGGAAAACAAGCCTTAGGAATGTTTTTAGTTGGTACTGATTCTATGGAAGCTAGCAACTACATTTCAGCTCACGATCAAAAAATCGCAAACAAATTGGCGTATGTAATGGCAGGAGGAGATTTATCAGAACCAACCAGAGTTTCTGAACAATATTTATTAGACATTGAACGTGAAGCCTTTTTGAGTTTGTGCACAGAACGCAAAACTTTAGAACGAATTCAACACATGTTAAAAACCGGGAAACCATTGCGTAATTAA
- a CDS encoding acyl-CoA dehydrogenase family protein, which translates to METLEKNVLRGGQFLVKESNCEDIFTPEDFSEEQIMMREAVKEFNEREIIAHKARFEAKDYKLTEDVMKKAGELGFLGVAVPEEYGGMGMGFVSTMLTCDYISSGTGSFSTAFGAHTGIGTMPITLYGTEEQKKKYVPKLASGEWMGSYCLTEPGAGSDANSGKTTAEISADGKSYKINGQKMWISNAGFCNLMIVFARIENDKNITGFIVEYDKENPNGITLGEEEHKLGIRASSTRQVFFNDTIVPAENMLSERGGGFKIAVNALNVGRIKLAAACLDSQRRITDYALKYALERKQFKTPIADFGAIKAKLAEMATNTYAGESASYRAAKDIEDRIAMRIAAGNSHQEAELKGVEEYAIECSILKVTVSEDVQNCADEGIQIFGGMGFSEETPMEAAWRDARIARIYEGTNEINRMLSVGMLIKKAMKGHVDLLGPATAVGEELMGIPSFETPDYSELFAEEKEMIAKLKKVFLMVAGSAIQKYGPDLEQHQQLLLAAANILNEIYMAESTLLRAEKNAKRFGEKEQEAQIAMAKLYLYNAVEIIAKNGKEGIISFAEGDEQRMLLMGLKRFTKYQNYPNVIALRDVIAEKLKSEGKYCF; encoded by the coding sequence ATGGAAACATTAGAAAAAAACGTATTAAGAGGTGGTCAATTCTTGGTGAAAGAATCAAACTGCGAAGATATTTTTACACCTGAAGATTTTTCAGAAGAACAAATCATGATGCGTGAAGCTGTAAAAGAATTTAACGAACGTGAAATCATTGCACACAAAGCTCGTTTTGAAGCCAAAGATTACAAACTTACAGAAGATGTAATGAAAAAAGCGGGTGAGCTAGGCTTTCTAGGAGTTGCTGTTCCTGAAGAATATGGAGGAATGGGAATGGGATTTGTTTCTACCATGCTTACTTGCGATTATATTTCCAGTGGAACTGGCTCTTTCAGTACTGCATTTGGTGCGCATACAGGAATTGGAACCATGCCAATTACTTTATACGGTACAGAAGAGCAAAAGAAAAAATATGTTCCAAAATTAGCTTCTGGTGAATGGATGGGATCTTATTGTTTAACAGAACCTGGAGCTGGTTCAGATGCAAATTCTGGAAAAACCACTGCTGAAATTTCTGCTGACGGAAAATCATACAAAATCAATGGCCAAAAAATGTGGATTTCAAATGCAGGTTTTTGCAATTTGATGATTGTGTTTGCACGTATTGAAAATGATAAAAATATTACTGGTTTTATCGTTGAATATGATAAAGAAAATCCAAATGGAATTACATTAGGCGAAGAAGAACACAAACTCGGAATTCGTGCTTCATCAACAAGACAAGTATTTTTTAATGATACCATTGTTCCTGCAGAAAATATGTTATCAGAAAGAGGTGGTGGATTTAAAATTGCTGTAAACGCACTAAACGTTGGAAGAATTAAATTAGCGGCTGCTTGTTTAGATTCTCAAAGAAGAATTACTGATTATGCACTAAAATACGCTTTAGAACGCAAACAATTTAAAACTCCAATTGCCGATTTTGGCGCTATAAAAGCAAAATTGGCAGAAATGGCAACCAATACGTATGCGGGTGAATCTGCAAGTTACAGAGCTGCAAAAGACATTGAAGATAGAATTGCAATGCGAATTGCAGCTGGAAATTCACATCAAGAAGCTGAATTAAAAGGTGTTGAAGAATATGCTATTGAATGTTCTATATTAAAAGTTACGGTTTCTGAGGATGTGCAAAATTGTGCTGATGAAGGAATTCAAATTTTTGGAGGAATGGGTTTTTCTGAAGAAACACCTATGGAAGCTGCTTGGAGAGATGCACGAATTGCTCGAATTTATGAAGGAACCAATGAAATCAACAGAATGTTATCTGTAGGAATGTTAATCAAAAAAGCAATGAAAGGTCATGTTGATTTATTAGGTCCTGCAACTGCTGTTGGTGAAGAATTGATGGGAATTCCTTCATTTGAAACTCCAGATTATTCTGAATTGTTTGCCGAAGAAAAAGAAATGATTGCTAAATTGAAAAAAGTATTTTTGATGGTAGCTGGATCTGCAATTCAAAAATATGGGCCTGATTTAGAACAACACCAACAATTACTTTTAGCAGCTGCAAATATTTTGAATGAAATTTATATGGCAGAATCTACTTTATTAAGAGCTGAAAAAAATGCAAAACGCTTTGGTGAAAAAGAGCAGGAAGCTCAAATTGCAATGGCAAAATTATATTTGTACAATGCTGTTGAAATTATCGCTAAAAACGGAAAAGAAGGAATCATTTCATTTGCTGAAGGTGATGAACAACGCATGTTATTAATGGGATTAAAGCGATTTACTAAATATCAAAACTATCCAAACGTAATTGCCTTAAGAGATGTAATTGCTGAAAAATTAAAATCAGAAGGTAAATATTGCTTTTAA
- the trxB gene encoding thioredoxin-disulfide reductase, which produces MSNSIEKIKCLIIGSGPAGYTAAIYAARADMKPIMYTGMQMGGQLTTTTEVDNFPGYPNGTDGTMMMEDLKKQAERFGTDVRFGLVTKVELSKEIGGVHKITVDESKEIEAQTIIISTGATAKYLGIESEQRLIGGGVSACATCDGFFYKGQDVVVVGAGDTAAEEATYLSNICSKVTMLVRKDFMRASKAMQHRVSKTKNIEVLYNTEIEEVLGKNVVEGVRIINNKTKETSIIPVTGVFIAIGHTPNTDLFKGVLDMDETGYLITKGKSTKTNLPGVFAAGDVQDKDYRQAVTAAGTGCMAALDAERYLGSLE; this is translated from the coding sequence ATGTCAAATTCAATTGAAAAAATAAAATGTCTAATAATTGGTTCAGGACCTGCAGGTTACACAGCAGCAATTTATGCTGCAAGAGCAGATATGAAACCAATCATGTACACAGGAATGCAAATGGGAGGTCAGTTGACAACCACAACTGAGGTTGATAATTTTCCTGGATATCCAAATGGAACAGATGGAACCATGATGATGGAAGATTTAAAAAAACAAGCTGAGCGTTTTGGAACAGATGTTCGTTTTGGGTTGGTTACTAAAGTTGAATTGAGCAAAGAAATTGGAGGAGTTCATAAAATAACAGTTGATGAGTCGAAAGAAATTGAAGCGCAAACTATTATTATTTCAACTGGAGCAACCGCCAAATATTTAGGTATTGAAAGTGAGCAAAGATTGATTGGAGGAGGAGTCTCGGCATGTGCAACTTGCGATGGATTTTTTTATAAAGGACAAGATGTTGTTGTAGTTGGAGCAGGAGATACAGCTGCTGAAGAAGCTACTTATCTTTCAAATATTTGTAGCAAAGTTACCATGTTGGTTCGTAAAGATTTTATGAGAGCTTCAAAAGCGATGCAACACAGAGTAAGTAAAACTAAAAATATTGAGGTTTTATATAATACTGAAATTGAAGAAGTTTTAGGTAAAAACGTAGTTGAAGGCGTACGAATTATCAATAATAAAACAAAAGAAACTTCAATAATTCCTGTTACAGGTGTTTTCATTGCAATTGGTCATACTCCAAATACTGATTTATTTAAAGGTGTTTTAGATATGGATGAAACAGGATATTTAATCACTAAAGGAAAATCGACAAAGACAAATTTACCAGGGGTTTTTGCTGCAGGAGACGTTCAAGATAAGGATTATAGACAAGCTGTTACTGCTGCAGGGACTGGTTGTATGGCTGCATTAGATGCCGAGCGTTATTTAGGATCTTTAGAATAA
- a CDS encoding MarR family winged helix-turn-helix transcriptional regulator has translation MDKNRTIDHQLRATWQAVAKMYNEQAANHGSTMAMAFVLLSIHKEDGTPSTALGPMMGMEPTSLSRILKSMEDKGAIYREKNPEDGRSVMIKLTEYGKQMREISKGHVYQFNDFVKSQVTENDLDGFFKVTATINKLIAEKKIFESIHQEK, from the coding sequence ATGGATAAAAATAGAACAATCGATCATCAATTAAGAGCCACATGGCAAGCAGTTGCAAAAATGTATAATGAGCAAGCTGCAAATCATGGAAGTACTATGGCCATGGCTTTCGTTTTATTGAGCATTCACAAAGAAGATGGAACACCCTCAACTGCTTTAGGACCTATGATGGGAATGGAACCCACAAGTCTTTCACGAATTTTAAAATCAATGGAAGATAAAGGTGCCATTTATAGAGAAAAAAATCCTGAGGATGGCAGAAGTGTAATGATTAAATTGACAGAATATGGCAAACAAATGCGAGAAATTTCTAAAGGTCATGTGTATCAATTTAATGATTTTGTGAAATCGCAAGTAACTGAAAATGATCTCGATGGTTTTTTTAAAGTTACTGCTACTATCAACAAATTAATTGCAGAAAAAAAGATTTTTGAATCAATTCATCAAGAAAAATAA